A window from Calliopsis andreniformis isolate RMS-2024a chromosome 5, iyCalAndr_principal, whole genome shotgun sequence encodes these proteins:
- the Atl gene encoding atlastin GTPase isoform X2: MVEQCRISYHKRLVLTHKVTQVAAVSPRFHRYFLIVGCCQLANSAANHGPSAGYHHARVFLVGSRALVLDRVCTECLCLAVLPRSLVSTAAVPVSFRHVQESTRRDECERGKMNERRKTPSGRKRLEEPLTRPREPTRPPRMRTQQNRDNNTVHRNVIHAEKVAMTTLDENVNRVPRVYTTNEPVDHISWQERIEKVSLASPDNEADEGKPIPIVLAHPDHTFELNEEALEKILLQNDVKDRSVVVVSVAGAFRKGKSFLLDFFLRYMNSQYNNNNKVESWLGKEDEPLRGFSWKGGSERDTTGILMWSKVFPGTLPTGEKVAIILMDTQGAFDSQSTVRDCATVFALSTMLSSLQIYNLSQNIQEDDLQHLQLFTEYGRLALEKSGSTPFQKLQFLVRDWSYPYEAEYGAKGGQKILQRRLEISDRQHPELQSLRKHIQSCFSDISCFLMPHPGLNIATNPYFDGRLSEIQVEFKEQLKVLIPMLLAPENLVTKKINGQIVKARDLVEYFKSYIKIYKGDELPEPKSMLVATAEANNLSAVAEAKDIYMRSMENICGGGQPFLATASLEKEHTASVDKALQFFQNKRKMGGQEFSEMYREKLIKDMDEAFIQFKAQNENKNVFKAMRTAAVYGVVAVIMYILSGLFGLTGLYILANTCNFILGLCILALILWAYISYSGDFRSFGEVLDDMANMLWYNFMKPFYQQFVEKSVHVAVVQAAEMAANSTLNATVTANGKPKLS, from the exons ATGGTCGAACAGTGTAGAATATCATACCATAAGCGGTTAGTCTTGACACACAAGGTGACACAGGTCGCAGCCGTGTCTCCCAGGTTCCACCGGTATTTCTTGATTGTGGGATGCTGCCAACTCGCGAACTCCGCCGCTAACCACGGCCCATCGGCTGGCTACCACCACGCCAGGGTATTTCTAGTCGGCTCTCGCGCTTTAGTACTTGATCGTGTGTGCACGGAGTGTCTGTGCTTGGCGGTGCTACCTCGTTCCCTCGTTTCAACCGCCGCCGTTCCTGTTTCCTTTCGACACGTTCAAGAGTCGACCCGTCGCGACGAATGTGAACGAGGCAAGATGAACGAAAGGAGAAAGACACCGTCGGGTCGGAAACGGCTCGAGGAACCGCTAACCAGGCCAAGGGAGCCGACCAGGCCGCCGAGGATGAGAACCCAACAGAACCGCGATAACAACACCGTCCATCGCAATGTGATCCATG CCGAAAAAGTTGCGATGACGACCCTCGACGAGAACGTGAACCGTGTACCACGGGTTTACACAACAAACGAACCAGTGG ACCATATAAGCTGGCAAGAGAGAATAGAAAAAGTCTCATTGGCTAGTCCAGATAATGAGGCAGATGAAGGAAAACCTATACCAATTGTACTTGCTCATCCAGACCATACCTTTGAATTAAATGAAGAAGCTTTGGAAAAAATTCTTCTCCAGAATGATGTTAAAGACAGAAGTGTAGTTGTTGTGTCTGTAGCAGGTGCTTTCAGAAAAGGCAAAAGTTTCCTGCTTGACTTCTTCCTGCGATATATGAATAGTCAG tataataacaataacaaagtAGAATCTTGGTTGGGTAAAGAAGATGAGCCTCTGCGTGGGTTTTCATGGAAAGGAGGTTCTGAGAGAGACACAACAGGAATACTAATGTGGTCAAAAGTTTTTCCTGGTACTTTACCCACTGGTGAAAAAGTGGCTATAATTTTAATGGATACACAAGGTGCTTTTGATAGTCAATCCACAGTTAGAGATTGTGCAACAGTGTTTGCTTTAAGTACAATGTTGTCATCTCTACAAATTTATAATCTATCACAAAATATTCAAGAGGATGACCTGCAACATTTGCAACTTTTTACTGAATATGGTAGACTGGCATTAGAAAAGTCTGGAAGTACACCATTCCAGAAATTGCAATTCCTAGTAAGAGATTGGAGTTATCCATATGAAGCAGAATATGGTGCAAAGGGTGGGCAAAAAATATTACAAAGAAGACTAGAAATTTCTGATAGACAGCACCCAGAATTACAGAGCTTGAGGAAACATATCCAGTCATGCTTCTCAGACATATCTTGCTTCCTTATGCCACATCCAGGTCTCAACATTGCCACTAATCCGTACTTTGATGGTAGATTATCAGAAATTCAAGTAGAGTTCAAAGAACAGCTCAAAGTACTGATACCAATGTTATTAGCTCCAGAAAATTTAGTTACAAAAAAGATTAATGGTCAGATTGTAAAAGCAAGAGACCTGGTAGAGTATTTTAAGAGTTACATAAAAATTTATAAGGGAGATGAGCTTCCTGAACCCAAAAGTATGTTAGTG GCAACAGCAGAAGCAAATAACTTATCTGCAGTAGCAGAAGCTAAAGATATTTATATGCGATCAATGGAAAATATTTGTGGAGGAGGTCAACCATTTTTGGCAACAGCATCTTTAGAAAAAGAACACACTGCATCGGTTGATAAAGCTCTTCAATTTTTCCAGAACAAAAGAAAAATGGGAGGACAAGAATTTAGTGAAATGTATAGGGAGAAGTTAATAAAA GATATGGATGAAGCTTTCATTCAGTTCAAAGCACAAAACGaaaacaaaaatgttttcaaagcAATGCGGACAGCAGCAGTCTATGGTGTAGTTGCTgtcataatgtatattttgtcTGGATTATTTGGCCTTACTGGTTTATACATACTAGCAAATACTTGTAATTTCATTCTTGGACTTTGTATATTGGCACTTATCTTGTGGGCATACATAAG TTACAGTGGCGACTTCAGATCATTTGGCGAGGTTCTAGACGACATGGCTAATATGCTCTGGTATAAT TTCATGAAACCATTCTACCAACAATTTGTGGAGAAGTCGGTTCATGTTGCAGTGGTTCAAGCTGCTGAAATGGCTGCAAATTCTACATTAAATGCCACTGTTACTGCCAATGGCAAGCCTAAGTTATCATAA
- the Atl gene encoding atlastin GTPase isoform X1 translates to MVEQCRISYHKRLVLTHKVTQVAAVSPRFHRYFLIVGCCQLANSAANHGPSAGYHHARVFLVGSRALVLDRVCTECLCLAVLPRSLVSTAAVPVSFRHVQESTRRDECERGKMNERRKTPSGRKRLEEPLTRPREPTRPPRMRTQQNRDNNTVHRNVIHAEKVAMTTLDENVNRVPRVYTTNEPVDHISWQERIEKVSLASPDNEADEGKPIPIVLAHPDHTFELNEEALEKILLQNDVKDRSVVVVSVAGAFRKGKSFLLDFFLRYMNSQYNNNNKVESWLGKEDEPLRGFSWKGGSERDTTGILMWSKVFPGTLPTGEKVAIILMDTQGAFDSQSTVRDCATVFALSTMLSSLQIYNLSQNIQEDDLQHLQLFTEYGRLALEKSGSTPFQKLQFLVRDWSYPYEAEYGAKGGQKILQRRLEISDRQHPELQSLRKHIQSCFSDISCFLMPHPGLNIATNPYFDGRLSEIQVEFKEQLKVLIPMLLAPENLVTKKINGQIVKARDLVEYFKSYIKIYKGDELPEPKSMLVATAEANNLSAVAEAKDIYMRSMENICGGGQPFLATASLEKEHTASVDKALQFFQNKRKMGGQEFSEMYREKLIKDMDEAFIQFKAQNENKNVFKAMRTAAVYGVVAVIMYILSGLFGLTGLYILANTCNFILGLCILALILWAYISYSGDFRSFGEVLDDMANMLWYNAGKHTPLSLYALLLFAAVELMFELLIRAYNYYIKEDEQDKCLLPSDTLCSLQYISHNIIPALHNIYFNAFHTLRNIYFHTDSILRNIRIQLFDKFLQ, encoded by the exons ATGGTCGAACAGTGTAGAATATCATACCATAAGCGGTTAGTCTTGACACACAAGGTGACACAGGTCGCAGCCGTGTCTCCCAGGTTCCACCGGTATTTCTTGATTGTGGGATGCTGCCAACTCGCGAACTCCGCCGCTAACCACGGCCCATCGGCTGGCTACCACCACGCCAGGGTATTTCTAGTCGGCTCTCGCGCTTTAGTACTTGATCGTGTGTGCACGGAGTGTCTGTGCTTGGCGGTGCTACCTCGTTCCCTCGTTTCAACCGCCGCCGTTCCTGTTTCCTTTCGACACGTTCAAGAGTCGACCCGTCGCGACGAATGTGAACGAGGCAAGATGAACGAAAGGAGAAAGACACCGTCGGGTCGGAAACGGCTCGAGGAACCGCTAACCAGGCCAAGGGAGCCGACCAGGCCGCCGAGGATGAGAACCCAACAGAACCGCGATAACAACACCGTCCATCGCAATGTGATCCATG CCGAAAAAGTTGCGATGACGACCCTCGACGAGAACGTGAACCGTGTACCACGGGTTTACACAACAAACGAACCAGTGG ACCATATAAGCTGGCAAGAGAGAATAGAAAAAGTCTCATTGGCTAGTCCAGATAATGAGGCAGATGAAGGAAAACCTATACCAATTGTACTTGCTCATCCAGACCATACCTTTGAATTAAATGAAGAAGCTTTGGAAAAAATTCTTCTCCAGAATGATGTTAAAGACAGAAGTGTAGTTGTTGTGTCTGTAGCAGGTGCTTTCAGAAAAGGCAAAAGTTTCCTGCTTGACTTCTTCCTGCGATATATGAATAGTCAG tataataacaataacaaagtAGAATCTTGGTTGGGTAAAGAAGATGAGCCTCTGCGTGGGTTTTCATGGAAAGGAGGTTCTGAGAGAGACACAACAGGAATACTAATGTGGTCAAAAGTTTTTCCTGGTACTTTACCCACTGGTGAAAAAGTGGCTATAATTTTAATGGATACACAAGGTGCTTTTGATAGTCAATCCACAGTTAGAGATTGTGCAACAGTGTTTGCTTTAAGTACAATGTTGTCATCTCTACAAATTTATAATCTATCACAAAATATTCAAGAGGATGACCTGCAACATTTGCAACTTTTTACTGAATATGGTAGACTGGCATTAGAAAAGTCTGGAAGTACACCATTCCAGAAATTGCAATTCCTAGTAAGAGATTGGAGTTATCCATATGAAGCAGAATATGGTGCAAAGGGTGGGCAAAAAATATTACAAAGAAGACTAGAAATTTCTGATAGACAGCACCCAGAATTACAGAGCTTGAGGAAACATATCCAGTCATGCTTCTCAGACATATCTTGCTTCCTTATGCCACATCCAGGTCTCAACATTGCCACTAATCCGTACTTTGATGGTAGATTATCAGAAATTCAAGTAGAGTTCAAAGAACAGCTCAAAGTACTGATACCAATGTTATTAGCTCCAGAAAATTTAGTTACAAAAAAGATTAATGGTCAGATTGTAAAAGCAAGAGACCTGGTAGAGTATTTTAAGAGTTACATAAAAATTTATAAGGGAGATGAGCTTCCTGAACCCAAAAGTATGTTAGTG GCAACAGCAGAAGCAAATAACTTATCTGCAGTAGCAGAAGCTAAAGATATTTATATGCGATCAATGGAAAATATTTGTGGAGGAGGTCAACCATTTTTGGCAACAGCATCTTTAGAAAAAGAACACACTGCATCGGTTGATAAAGCTCTTCAATTTTTCCAGAACAAAAGAAAAATGGGAGGACAAGAATTTAGTGAAATGTATAGGGAGAAGTTAATAAAA GATATGGATGAAGCTTTCATTCAGTTCAAAGCACAAAACGaaaacaaaaatgttttcaaagcAATGCGGACAGCAGCAGTCTATGGTGTAGTTGCTgtcataatgtatattttgtcTGGATTATTTGGCCTTACTGGTTTATACATACTAGCAAATACTTGTAATTTCATTCTTGGACTTTGTATATTGGCACTTATCTTGTGGGCATACATAAG TTACAGTGGCGACTTCAGATCATTTGGCGAGGTTCTAGACGACATGGCTAATATGCTCTGGTATAAT GCTGGAAAACATACTCCACTGTCACTCTATGCACTACTATTGTTTGCTGCAGTGGAATTAATGTTTGAATTACTAATAAGAGCatataattactatataaaGGAAGACGAACAAGATAAATGTCTTCTTCCTTCAGACACGTTATGTTCTCTTCAATATATTTCTCATAACATTATTCCCGCATTACATAACATTTATTTCAATGCTTTCCACACATTACGCAACATTTATTTTCACACAGATTCTATACTTCGTAATATACGTATACAATTATTTGATAAATTTTTACAGTAA
- the Atl gene encoding atlastin GTPase isoform X3: protein MADVKQRKQSGDHRRSYVAEKVAMTTLDENVNRVPRVYTTNEPVDHISWQERIEKVSLASPDNEADEGKPIPIVLAHPDHTFELNEEALEKILLQNDVKDRSVVVVSVAGAFRKGKSFLLDFFLRYMNSQYNNNNKVESWLGKEDEPLRGFSWKGGSERDTTGILMWSKVFPGTLPTGEKVAIILMDTQGAFDSQSTVRDCATVFALSTMLSSLQIYNLSQNIQEDDLQHLQLFTEYGRLALEKSGSTPFQKLQFLVRDWSYPYEAEYGAKGGQKILQRRLEISDRQHPELQSLRKHIQSCFSDISCFLMPHPGLNIATNPYFDGRLSEIQVEFKEQLKVLIPMLLAPENLVTKKINGQIVKARDLVEYFKSYIKIYKGDELPEPKSMLVATAEANNLSAVAEAKDIYMRSMENICGGGQPFLATASLEKEHTASVDKALQFFQNKRKMGGQEFSEMYREKLIKDMDEAFIQFKAQNENKNVFKAMRTAAVYGVVAVIMYILSGLFGLTGLYILANTCNFILGLCILALILWAYISYSGDFRSFGEVLDDMANMLWYNAGKHTPLSLYALLLFAAVELMFELLIRAYNYYIKEDEQDKCLLPSDTLCSLQYISHNIIPALHNIYFNAFHTLRNIYFHTDSILRNIRIQLFDKFLQ from the exons CCGAAAAAGTTGCGATGACGACCCTCGACGAGAACGTGAACCGTGTACCACGGGTTTACACAACAAACGAACCAGTGG ACCATATAAGCTGGCAAGAGAGAATAGAAAAAGTCTCATTGGCTAGTCCAGATAATGAGGCAGATGAAGGAAAACCTATACCAATTGTACTTGCTCATCCAGACCATACCTTTGAATTAAATGAAGAAGCTTTGGAAAAAATTCTTCTCCAGAATGATGTTAAAGACAGAAGTGTAGTTGTTGTGTCTGTAGCAGGTGCTTTCAGAAAAGGCAAAAGTTTCCTGCTTGACTTCTTCCTGCGATATATGAATAGTCAG tataataacaataacaaagtAGAATCTTGGTTGGGTAAAGAAGATGAGCCTCTGCGTGGGTTTTCATGGAAAGGAGGTTCTGAGAGAGACACAACAGGAATACTAATGTGGTCAAAAGTTTTTCCTGGTACTTTACCCACTGGTGAAAAAGTGGCTATAATTTTAATGGATACACAAGGTGCTTTTGATAGTCAATCCACAGTTAGAGATTGTGCAACAGTGTTTGCTTTAAGTACAATGTTGTCATCTCTACAAATTTATAATCTATCACAAAATATTCAAGAGGATGACCTGCAACATTTGCAACTTTTTACTGAATATGGTAGACTGGCATTAGAAAAGTCTGGAAGTACACCATTCCAGAAATTGCAATTCCTAGTAAGAGATTGGAGTTATCCATATGAAGCAGAATATGGTGCAAAGGGTGGGCAAAAAATATTACAAAGAAGACTAGAAATTTCTGATAGACAGCACCCAGAATTACAGAGCTTGAGGAAACATATCCAGTCATGCTTCTCAGACATATCTTGCTTCCTTATGCCACATCCAGGTCTCAACATTGCCACTAATCCGTACTTTGATGGTAGATTATCAGAAATTCAAGTAGAGTTCAAAGAACAGCTCAAAGTACTGATACCAATGTTATTAGCTCCAGAAAATTTAGTTACAAAAAAGATTAATGGTCAGATTGTAAAAGCAAGAGACCTGGTAGAGTATTTTAAGAGTTACATAAAAATTTATAAGGGAGATGAGCTTCCTGAACCCAAAAGTATGTTAGTG GCAACAGCAGAAGCAAATAACTTATCTGCAGTAGCAGAAGCTAAAGATATTTATATGCGATCAATGGAAAATATTTGTGGAGGAGGTCAACCATTTTTGGCAACAGCATCTTTAGAAAAAGAACACACTGCATCGGTTGATAAAGCTCTTCAATTTTTCCAGAACAAAAGAAAAATGGGAGGACAAGAATTTAGTGAAATGTATAGGGAGAAGTTAATAAAA GATATGGATGAAGCTTTCATTCAGTTCAAAGCACAAAACGaaaacaaaaatgttttcaaagcAATGCGGACAGCAGCAGTCTATGGTGTAGTTGCTgtcataatgtatattttgtcTGGATTATTTGGCCTTACTGGTTTATACATACTAGCAAATACTTGTAATTTCATTCTTGGACTTTGTATATTGGCACTTATCTTGTGGGCATACATAAG TTACAGTGGCGACTTCAGATCATTTGGCGAGGTTCTAGACGACATGGCTAATATGCTCTGGTATAAT GCTGGAAAACATACTCCACTGTCACTCTATGCACTACTATTGTTTGCTGCAGTGGAATTAATGTTTGAATTACTAATAAGAGCatataattactatataaaGGAAGACGAACAAGATAAATGTCTTCTTCCTTCAGACACGTTATGTTCTCTTCAATATATTTCTCATAACATTATTCCCGCATTACATAACATTTATTTCAATGCTTTCCACACATTACGCAACATTTATTTTCACACAGATTCTATACTTCGTAATATACGTATACAATTATTTGATAAATTTTTACAGTAA
- the Atl gene encoding atlastin GTPase isoform X4, producing the protein MTTLDENVNRVPRVYTTNEPVDHISWQERIEKVSLASPDNEADEGKPIPIVLAHPDHTFELNEEALEKILLQNDVKDRSVVVVSVAGAFRKGKSFLLDFFLRYMNSQYNNNNKVESWLGKEDEPLRGFSWKGGSERDTTGILMWSKVFPGTLPTGEKVAIILMDTQGAFDSQSTVRDCATVFALSTMLSSLQIYNLSQNIQEDDLQHLQLFTEYGRLALEKSGSTPFQKLQFLVRDWSYPYEAEYGAKGGQKILQRRLEISDRQHPELQSLRKHIQSCFSDISCFLMPHPGLNIATNPYFDGRLSEIQVEFKEQLKVLIPMLLAPENLVTKKINGQIVKARDLVEYFKSYIKIYKGDELPEPKSMLVATAEANNLSAVAEAKDIYMRSMENICGGGQPFLATASLEKEHTASVDKALQFFQNKRKMGGQEFSEMYREKLIKDMDEAFIQFKAQNENKNVFKAMRTAAVYGVVAVIMYILSGLFGLTGLYILANTCNFILGLCILALILWAYISYSGDFRSFGEVLDDMANMLWYNAGKHTPLSLYALLLFAAVELMFELLIRAYNYYIKEDEQDKCLLPSDTLCSLQYISHNIIPALHNIYFNAFHTLRNIYFHTDSILRNIRIQLFDKFLQ; encoded by the exons ATGACGACCCTCGACGAGAACGTGAACCGTGTACCACGGGTTTACACAACAAACGAACCAGTGG ACCATATAAGCTGGCAAGAGAGAATAGAAAAAGTCTCATTGGCTAGTCCAGATAATGAGGCAGATGAAGGAAAACCTATACCAATTGTACTTGCTCATCCAGACCATACCTTTGAATTAAATGAAGAAGCTTTGGAAAAAATTCTTCTCCAGAATGATGTTAAAGACAGAAGTGTAGTTGTTGTGTCTGTAGCAGGTGCTTTCAGAAAAGGCAAAAGTTTCCTGCTTGACTTCTTCCTGCGATATATGAATAGTCAG tataataacaataacaaagtAGAATCTTGGTTGGGTAAAGAAGATGAGCCTCTGCGTGGGTTTTCATGGAAAGGAGGTTCTGAGAGAGACACAACAGGAATACTAATGTGGTCAAAAGTTTTTCCTGGTACTTTACCCACTGGTGAAAAAGTGGCTATAATTTTAATGGATACACAAGGTGCTTTTGATAGTCAATCCACAGTTAGAGATTGTGCAACAGTGTTTGCTTTAAGTACAATGTTGTCATCTCTACAAATTTATAATCTATCACAAAATATTCAAGAGGATGACCTGCAACATTTGCAACTTTTTACTGAATATGGTAGACTGGCATTAGAAAAGTCTGGAAGTACACCATTCCAGAAATTGCAATTCCTAGTAAGAGATTGGAGTTATCCATATGAAGCAGAATATGGTGCAAAGGGTGGGCAAAAAATATTACAAAGAAGACTAGAAATTTCTGATAGACAGCACCCAGAATTACAGAGCTTGAGGAAACATATCCAGTCATGCTTCTCAGACATATCTTGCTTCCTTATGCCACATCCAGGTCTCAACATTGCCACTAATCCGTACTTTGATGGTAGATTATCAGAAATTCAAGTAGAGTTCAAAGAACAGCTCAAAGTACTGATACCAATGTTATTAGCTCCAGAAAATTTAGTTACAAAAAAGATTAATGGTCAGATTGTAAAAGCAAGAGACCTGGTAGAGTATTTTAAGAGTTACATAAAAATTTATAAGGGAGATGAGCTTCCTGAACCCAAAAGTATGTTAGTG GCAACAGCAGAAGCAAATAACTTATCTGCAGTAGCAGAAGCTAAAGATATTTATATGCGATCAATGGAAAATATTTGTGGAGGAGGTCAACCATTTTTGGCAACAGCATCTTTAGAAAAAGAACACACTGCATCGGTTGATAAAGCTCTTCAATTTTTCCAGAACAAAAGAAAAATGGGAGGACAAGAATTTAGTGAAATGTATAGGGAGAAGTTAATAAAA GATATGGATGAAGCTTTCATTCAGTTCAAAGCACAAAACGaaaacaaaaatgttttcaaagcAATGCGGACAGCAGCAGTCTATGGTGTAGTTGCTgtcataatgtatattttgtcTGGATTATTTGGCCTTACTGGTTTATACATACTAGCAAATACTTGTAATTTCATTCTTGGACTTTGTATATTGGCACTTATCTTGTGGGCATACATAAG TTACAGTGGCGACTTCAGATCATTTGGCGAGGTTCTAGACGACATGGCTAATATGCTCTGGTATAAT GCTGGAAAACATACTCCACTGTCACTCTATGCACTACTATTGTTTGCTGCAGTGGAATTAATGTTTGAATTACTAATAAGAGCatataattactatataaaGGAAGACGAACAAGATAAATGTCTTCTTCCTTCAGACACGTTATGTTCTCTTCAATATATTTCTCATAACATTATTCCCGCATTACATAACATTTATTTCAATGCTTTCCACACATTACGCAACATTTATTTTCACACAGATTCTATACTTCGTAATATACGTATACAATTATTTGATAAATTTTTACAGTAA